One Kwoniella newhampshirensis strain CBS 13917 chromosome 13, whole genome shotgun sequence DNA window includes the following coding sequences:
- a CDS encoding V-type proton ATPase proteolipid subunit, which translates to MSTVAELCPVYAPFFGAMGCTSAIVFTCIGAAYGTAKSGVGISAMAVLRPDLMMKCSIPVVMAGIIGIYGLVVSVLISGNLASPMPLYTGFIQLGAGLSVGLAGLAAGFAIGIVGDAGVRGTAQQPRLFVGMILILIFAEVLGLYGLIVALILNTNSTVDYTCAIAT; encoded by the exons ATGTCAACAGTTGCCGAGCTTTGCCCCGTCTACGCCCCGTTCTTCGGTGCTATGGGATGTACTAGTGCGATCGTCTTCACCTGTATCGGTGCTGC TTACGGTACTGCTAAGTCTGGTGTTGGAATCTCTGCCATGGCCGTCCTCCGACCCGATCTCATGATGAAGTGTTCTATTCCCGTCGTCATGGCTGGTATCATTGGTATT TACGGTCTCGTCGTATCTGTCCTTATCTCTGGTAACT TGGCTTCGCCTATGCCCCTCTACACCGGCTTCATCCAGCTCGGTGCTGGTCTTTCCGTTGGTCTTGCCGGTCTTGCGGCCGGTTTCGCGATTGGAATCGTCGGAGATGCTGGTGTCAGGGGTACTGCCCAACAGCCAAGGTTGTTCGTCGGTATG ATTCTTATCCTCATTTTCGCCGAAGTCTTGGGCCTTTACGGTTTGATCGTTGCTTTGATCCTCAACACCAACTCTACCGTCGACTACACT TGTGCCATTGCTACTTAA
- a CDS encoding adenylate kinase: MSSPSGNSELEYLKTLVSQLNDKITQLENKSSSTVSSAVETAKSAVGLGAASSPAGKAPRLVLIGPPGAGKGTQAPNISSKYCICHLATGDMLRSQVSRQTDLGKAAKKIMDQGGLVSDEIMVGMIKEELTKNAECKNGFILDGFPRTVPQASKLDAMLAENKQAIDNAIELKIPDALLISRITGRLVHPASGRSYHREFNPPKKPMTDDQTGEPLIQRSDDNVQTLKKRLETYHAQTGPVVDYYKKTGIWTPVDAAQSPKLVWASISKILESSK; the protein is encoded by the exons ATGTCATCCCCTTCTGGCAACTCGGAGCTCGAGTACCTCAAGACCTTGGTCTCTCAG CTCAACGACAAAATCACCCAGCTCGAGAACAAGTCCTCCTCCACGGTCTCCTCCGCCGTGGAAACTGCCAAATCCGCCGTCGGACTCGGCGCcgcctcttctccagctgGTAAAGCTCCCCGACTGGTCCTCATCGGTCCCCCGGGTGCCGGTAAAGGTACCCAAGCACCCAACATCTCTTCGAAATACTGCATCTGTCATCTGGCCACGGGAGACATGTTGAGATCTCAGGTCTCGAGACAGACAGATTTGGGCAAGGccgcgaagaagatcatggACCAGGGCGGTTTGGTCAGTGATGAGATCATGGTCGGTatgatcaaggaggaatTGACAAAGAACGCAGAGTGCAAGaatgg cttcatcctcgacgGTTTCCCCCGTACCGTTCCTCAAGCGTCCAAGCTCGACGCCATGCTTGCCGAGAACAAACAGGCCATTGACAACGCCATCGAGCTCAAGATCCCGGACGCTTTGCTCATCTCCCGAATCACCGGTCGATTGGTTCACCCTGCCAGTGGAAGGAGTTACCACCGAGAGT TCAACCCCCCTAAAAAGCCCATGACAGACGATCAAACCGGTGAACCACTCATCCAACGATCGGACGACAACGTCCAAACTCTCAAGAAACGATTGGAGACATATCACGCTCAGACAGGACCCGTCGTCGATTACTACAAGAAGACAGGAATCTGGACACCCGTCGATGCTGCTCAGAGCCCTAAGTTGGTGTGGGCAAGTATCAGTAAAATCTTGGAGAGCTCGAAATAG